The proteins below are encoded in one region of Manis pentadactyla isolate mManPen7 chromosome 2, mManPen7.hap1, whole genome shotgun sequence:
- the LOC130682561 gene encoding RNA/RNP complex-1-interacting phosphatase-like has translation MSQWDPARYGWGQRGIFSGRPSGERKGGSHTRERWKDYITVGQWIPGTCFIAFKVPLEKSFEENLAPEECFSPLDLFNKVQEQNEELGLIIDLTYTHRYYKPETNLSASTVPMV, from the exons ATGAGCCAATGGGATCCTGCCCGCTACGGCTGGGGCCAGAGAGGCATCTTTTCCGGACGGCCCTCCGGCGAGAGGAAGGGTGGAAGCCACACCCGCGAAAG GTGGAAAGACTATATCACAGTTGGACAGTGGATTCCAGGGACCTGTTTCATTGCCTTCAAAGTTCCTTTGGAAAAG AGTTTTGAAGAGAATCTTGCTCCAGAAGAATGTTTTTCCCCCTTGGATCTTTTTAACAAAGTCCAAGAACAGAATGAAGAACTTGGACTGATTATTGATTTAACATATACTCACCGCTATTATAAGCCAGAG acaaaCTTATCGGCGTCCACTGTACCCATGGTGTAA
- the LOC130682557 gene encoding uncharacterized protein C2orf78-like — translation MQTSWGLQPPSQTFCLPQPPNSQTLESNPPPEVGGISVRASVHSSGNCLALPLAKNQELTENNNLEYSKSKLSKPLDASQIPVENQDDVLLPIHIPDTHHLQACTEPLNREKQPRSKNTDLGKNSLSLEDQGTLVNENKSNSSFANIADQAGDSHLPQFFSSLKNFIQSKGPKVSKTQDTRATELNQVQKRSCAKKRSSGQARKNSHEASEPLSGAPEALEGDMSICNVADGDEAPVKKSKHSRRKSPITAPRRKRKTRSCAQKTTRTRKRNSKKAEEGEQSGNKVKAQKKPIIPRMERKKGEPELSQENYETPLSRLGMHMLESVQDFHALGKRIDKKPQFSSSQDLGNSRNPKDPQPPPATKPRLRTLCEGKRLQKTHANAQKPDGSVKKECPSPSQNELSPPGKLKFVLLTFLTVERSPVCRVPRRRRSPASDQPALVSSTQPGSTNAAQFTAVDSSQQAPASLTDPACSSLGPVSTNSTQRDLTKSTQPSVTQSTASRPVSYRTSPSNSPQQEPIPTAVPQNQPPPKPKSPYINQEVYFFIPRPWRISDILGPEVSEPVTEEQRPEREAMKRQAQQERENAAKYTSLGKIQFFIEREKEMEIADSYGYIIM, via the coding sequence ATGCAGACTTCCTGGGGTTTGCAGCCTCCAAGCCAGACATTTTGTCTGCCTCAACCTCCAAATAGCCAGACACTTGAGAGTAACCCACCACCTGAGGTTGGGGGCATTTCAGTGAGAGCTTCAGTGCACAGTTCTGGTAATTGCTTGGCACTTCCTCTAGCTAAAAATCAGGAACTAACAGAGAACAACAATTTGGAATATAGTAAAAGCAAGCTTTCCaagcctctggatgcctcccagatCCCAGTAGAAAACCAAGATGATGTACTACTGCCTATACACATCCCTGATACTCACCATCTCCAGGCCTGCACTGAGCCCCTCAACCGAGAGAAGCAGCCTCGTTCTAAAAACACTGATCTGGGGAAGAACAGCCTGAGCCTTGAGGACCAAGGCACACTTGTAAATGAGAACAAATCGAACAGCAGTTTTGCAAACATTGCTGACCAGGCAGGAGACAGTCACCTTCCTCAGTTCTTCAGTTCCTTGAAAAACTTTATTCAGTCCAAAGGTCCCAAAGTGAGCAAAACCCAAGATACCAGAGCCACCGAATTAAACCAGGTGCAGAAAAGGTCATGTGCAAAAAAGAGGTCTTCTGGTCAGGCAAGGAAGAACAGTCATGAAGCCTCTGAGCCTCTCAGTGGTGCTCccgaggcactggagggagacaTGAGTATCTGCAATGTTGCAGATGGTGATGAGGCTCCTGTGAAGAAGTCCAAGCATTCTAGACGCAAATCTCCAATAACTGCaccaaggaggaaaagaaaaaccagGAGCTGTGCACAGAAGACCACAAGAACCAGAAAAAGGAACTCCAAGAAAGCTGAAGAGGGTGAGCAGTCTGGAAACAAAGTCAAAGCACAAAAAAAGCCAATCATTCCCAGGATGGAGCGGAAGAAAGGtgaacctgagctcagccaagagaactaTGAAACACCTCTAAGCAGGCTAGGCATGCACATGCTGGAGTCTGTGCAGGATTTTCATGCACTGGGGAAGAGGATTGATAAGAAACCTcaattctcttcttcccaggacttgggaaattcaaggaaccccaaagacccccagccacccccagccACCAAACCACGGCTGAGAACTCTATGTGAGGGGAAAAGGCTTCAGAAAACCCATGCCAACGCCCAGAAgccagatggcagtgtcaaaaaagagtgtccatctccatctcaGAATGAACTGTCACCTCCTGGGAAGCTCAAATTTGTGCTTTTGACTTTTCTGACGGTGGAAAGGTCTCCAGTTTGCCGAGTTCCTCGTAGGCGACGGTCTCCGGCCTCAGACCAGCCAGCTTTGGTGTCCTCTACCCAGCCTGGCTCTACAAATGCAGCTCAGTTTACTGCAGTCGATTCATCCCAGCAAGCCCCTGCATCTTTAACAgatcctgcctgctcatctctgggtccagtctcGACCAACTCAACCCAACGAGACCTGACCAAGTCTACCCAGCCTAGTGTCACCCAGTCCACTGCTTCTAGACCTGTATCCTACAGAACATCACCTTCCAATTCTCCCCAGCAGGAGCCcattcccactgctgtgccccagaaccagcctccacccaagcctaaaagcccatatataaaccaaGAGGTCTACTTCTTCATACCACGTCCATGGAGGATATCTGACATCCTTGGGCCAGAAGTGTCAGAGCCCGTCACagaagagcagaggccagagcgggaAGCTATGAAGAGGCAGGCTCAACAAGAGCGTGAgaatgctgccaaatacacctccttggggaaaatacagtttttcattGAAAGGGAAAAGGAGATGGAAATTGCTGACTCCTATGGCTATATAATAATGTAA